TAAAAAACTATTTACTTTGTTTGCTAGATTTTCTTTATCTAATATTAACTGTTTAAAGGTATCAACCCGCGACCTTAATGCAACATGTGTTTCCTCGTATGCTGGATAAGTAACAATTGAAATATCATATAATTTACCATCCAGCACTGTTCTGTGAATATTCCCATCTTTATCTAGCTTAAATTCATCATTTTCTGTAGAAAAGGCAAAAGAACATTGACTGATATCACCTCTTTTTACAGAGTTTTTTAAATCTTCACACCAGCTGCTATGCGGCGGAAATACAGTAAAATATAAAGCATCTTCTCTTTTTTCTAGTTTTAAGGTTCCACTTTTATTGCGGCCTAAAACATAATTAGGGTTGTGATTAAATAAACAACGGACATCATCTCTTTCAATTGCATCTGTAAAAGCATCTTTTTGAATTTTTTCGAAAATCCCTTTGCAAATTTGTGTCTCCTTGTCATAAATAATTGCCTTCCCTGTGAATACTGGAATCTCAGGTTTATCGCTATCATTTTCCTCTAAATTTCTTAACTTAATTTCAAAATAGCGTTTTTCTTGTCTAATAGCACCCATATCAACTCACCTCCCTTCATTTCTTTTGCTAAAAGCATTAAAATACCCCTAGAAGCTTCTCAAATCGTTTTTAGGTAATTTAGTATACCTTGGAAATTTGAACGCCTCCTGGGGCTGTTTTTTTAATTCCTAGTTTTTAGTTTTTAAACCGTATTATCTTTTTGCGTCGAATCATTTAAGGACTGATCTAGTTTTTTCTGTTTTTTCAATTCCTCTGTAGGTAAGTAATTTTCAAGAATCAATGGCACGTCACCTCCCGTAACTTCATTCATATCTTCAAGGGCTCTAATCTCATTTTGAGTGATAGCGCCAATCTGGAATAAGCCTGTATAATAAGCGATTCGTTCTGCCATATTTCCTCTCATCTTCTTCTTCATGTTAAAGCGGATAAAGCGTTTTCTTAGTTCATCTTTAGTAAATATTTTATAATTCAATTCTTCTTCAATATTCGTTAGAATCGGGGTAATAGTATTTTCAAAAAATGCCACATCAGATTCCTTGCTAAATGGTTCTAAGCCAATAGTGTGAAGGGGACACCCTAAGGCAGTAACAATATTTCTATTAGTCTTTTCAATGAGGATGCTCATATCTAAATCCTTTAAACTTTTAGCATTGAATTCTTTAGCTTTAAGTCCTTTTTGAATAACAAGTGGTGCCCCATGACTGCCCACAATGCCTTTTCTAAAGGAATCTCCAATAGCTTTTGCCTTATCCATACTTAAGTCTGATTCTACTTCTAATATAAAAGATGGACTGACCATATTGTTTAAATATTCCTGTAGAAACTTTGTCATCCCTTTATCCATGCCTATCGTGTCCGTTAGTTTTGTTATTGGACTCATTTGTTTACCATCATTATTCAGGGAATCCTTAAAGTGCAATAAATCCTCTGCTTCTAAAGGATTTAACAACTTTTTTCCGTTAAAATATCTATAGTAAAAGTCACCGTTATCAGAGGTAACTGTATAAGTAATACTACCGGTTCTTAGAGGCGCTATAGCTTTAACTGTTCCTACTTCATTTCTAATAATCTTAGCAAAACATTCTCCGTAAATAAGCATTTGATTGACAATGTATTTTTTAAATATACTAGGCGTCATACCGCTATTAGGTCTAGTAGAGAGAGCATAAGCTAAAGGAGACGTTACTTCTTTTTCTTTGCCTTTGTCAGTTCTTAGATAAATGTCTAAAGGTATTTGCCCAATAGTAGAACTCACTTTATTTAAGCAGGCCATAAGCGATGGAATTTCCAAAACATTCCAACCGCCATAACACGAAAAGGCAATATCAGTTTTTTGCGTTAGTAATCCAGCTATTATATCCTCACTTGAAATTGTTTTACTGTTATTTCGTTTTTCTTTTTTAAAAGATTGTCTTAGTTGATTTAATATTTTCAAACTTGGTTCTCCTTTCATTTTTTTATATGAAAAATACCCCTAGTATAGCCGACATAGACGACGTAAAATTCCCGGAATAGTTATGTAAGTTGCTACTATTTTTAATATGGTATATACTCAAAATCAAATAATAATAAATAGGAGGCTATAAAGATGGATAATGTTACCAATGCACAAAATTTAGAAAAAAATAAACCTTATAAAAAATTCAAAAAAAACAATCTAGTAGTCCAGGACAATATGTTAATAACAGCAACTTATAAAATGAATAGGAATGAATTATTAGCTTTTAAACAAATAATATCTCAAGTTAACACAAAAAATAAAAGCAAAATTGTTCAAATAACTAAAGGAGATATTATTAAATTTATTTTTCCTAATGCACAAAAAGTAAAATCTCATAGTATAGATAGTAAATATTATCAGGTTTGTAAGAAATATTATCTCTCTTTAATAGAGACCTCTATAATGATAAACCAATTATCTAAGAATATTATTTCTGATGTACACTGGGAAAGTGATTCTAACATAGTAACTATAAAATTTTCTGACGATATTATGCCTTTTATTTATGGACTTAAAAAGAATTTTACTAAATATCAAATAGGCTACCTAGTAAAGCTAAAATCAAAATATTCAATTCTTTTATATGAGTATTATAAAATGCACTCATATAATAAAAAAGGTAATTGTAGTTGGAATGAGTCTGTAAACAATATAAGAAATATGCTTAATATTAAAACAAAATACAAAGAATATAGTTTATTCAATCAAGATATTCTTAAAAATTCCCAACAACAAATCAATGAGCATACGGATATACATATCGAATATAAAGCCCTCAAAAATACAGCTGATGGTAAAATTGTTACAGATATTAAATTCACCGTTACGCAAAAGAAAAAGCCTATTCAACAAACTACAATACCACCAGAAAAACTATCTATTCCAAATGCTGGTCCAGGCAGAGATTTTCTAGAAGCAATAGCAGCTAAAAAACAAAAAACTGTAGAAGAAATTGTTAAAATTAAATCAATAACCATCACTATAGAAGAAAGCCCTAAAACAGAGAGTCAACAACCGGTTAAAACACCAGATAAAGCACCTATTAAAAAGCCTTCTATATGGAATAAGTTTAAATCTATCTTTAAGCATTAATCTTTGTTTTTATCTCTTTCTAAGAGTGCTAGTATGGCGTACCCTGCAATATCTTTTAATGTATCATCAATTGATTCAAAGTTAGGGTCGCCTTTTTTTGTCAAGTTTTTTAAGCGCTCAAATTTATTGTGCAACATAATGATAAAAAATGTCATTCCATACTCTTTATATAAGATATCTAAACAATTTCCATAATCATCTCCTTTCTCATCTAATAAATATCCAATACTCATCGCCTTCAGCATTCTTTTACTTTTAAAAAGATCTCTATTGTTTTTCATCCTTTACCTCCTTTAAATAACTTAAATAAATGGGTTTATTACATCCTCTTCTAACCATGCTAATTTTTCATCTTCTTTATTTTTAAATTTAATAGCTAAATAAAGGGCATTAAGTGTGGCTATAAAAGGGTCTATTCTTTCTGTTGATTTAGACTTATCAGGTCTAATATTATCATTAGCATCTTTAACAGCAATAATATTGCCAATTGCCCAACTAAGCAGTTCATTGTTATTGTGATATATTTTTTGATCTAACATAAGTATTTCAAACTCTCTCATTGGGTTACTAAATGTAATTGCGCCTTGAGGAATATCAAAACATTTATAACCATCTTCTTCCATTACTTCTGATATAGTAGCAGCGCCCCATCTATCAAAGCCTATAAAGCGAATATTTAAGCCTAATTCTCTATAGACATTAAAGAATTTATGAACATAATCATAATCAACGGAATTACCGCTACAGATTTCTAGATAACCTTCTTTTTTCCAACTAAGAACTTTCATTCTGTCATATTTTTCTTTATTCTTTATTTGAGCTTCAGGTATAAAGGATTTATTAATAATATAAAGGTTTTCTTCCTTGTCAAAGGCAACTAAACTAACACTGGTTAAATCAAGTCTATTTGACAGATCAACGCCACCATACCAAGTTAAATCTCCTAACTGCTTTGCATCAAAAGTTCCTGTATTATCTTTAAATAATTGATAATCAAAATGTCTTCTATCAGCATTTAAGAAAATATTACAGTGTTTAGTTATAAAGCTTTTTTTAGCCTCAGTATCTACCATGGCCTTATCTCTGTCTTCTATTAACTTTTCTAAAATAACAGATTTCCCAATGTTAGGATTTGCCTTAATATACATATCAGGGTCTTTCCATTCCTGTATCTTGTCTAATTCAGCTATATAGACAAATTCTTCATCAGCTATTGTTTTCTTTTCTAATATCTTTTGAGCATATACATATTCATCCATGCAAAAGCCAGTTGTAATAAACCCTGCTGTTGTAATCATTATCAAATGGGTATTTTTCATTGTTCCTTGAGATGATTTAATAACATCAAATAGACTTCTTTTTTTATACGCGTGAATTTCATCTAAGATGGCAAAAGAAACGCGCTGACCATCTAATGTATCTGATTCACTAGCTAAGGCTCTCATTTCTCCTCTAGATGTTCCCTTTTCTTTATAATTATAATATCTAGCCTTTGAGGTTTTAGAATATTTACTTAAAACTGAGTCGAAACTAATCATATCTGCTGCTCTTTTAAAACAAATACCAGCCTGTTCTTTAGTCGTTGCAAGCATAATAATTTCTTGTCCTATTTTCGCTGATTTATAGTATTCGTATAAAGCTGCAATAGCTGCAATATCTGTTTTTGCATTACCTCTGGCTAGAAATATAAAGGATTTAGAAAAACGTCTACTATCATCAACCTTCTTTTTCCAGGCAAAAATCGAACCAACAATAAATATTTGAAAAGGTTCTAATATATAGGGTTGTTTAGCTAGATCCCCTTTAACGTGCTTTATATGCTCCTTAGAAAAACTATAAATATCATCTATTAAAGAATAGTCTAAATAAATATCATCTCTTTTTAAGTCCTCTAAGTGTCTACTTATAACTGCTTTCATTTTATTACATACTTTTATTTTATTTGCTTTAATATTCTTCACATAATTCTTATATTCTTCTGATCCTGTCATATTTTATACAATCCTTTTCTTTTTTAAGCCTATATTAAATTTTAAAATCCATCTTCCATAATATCCTTAGGTTTAATATCTAATCGTTTCCAAGCAGCAGGTGTTAGGCCTAGTGAATTTGCATATTTAAGTATTTGTTCACTGGCTTTTTCAGCTACAGCCAACGCAGGATGTTTAACAACATTAGTAATGCCACTATGATTAGTATATTTATAAGTAACACCCGTTTCGTTAACTTGTTCCATGGCATCTTGAAAGATAGATATCTGTATGCAATAAGCTTCTATAGTACTTAAATCACCTTCTCTGAATAAATCTACCGCTTTCATTTTATCTATTGTCTCTTCCCATACTTTTTTTGATTTTCTTTAAAATAACTCGGGGCTTTATAGCACTTCATTTAAATGCTCCTTTCTTTTTCTTTTATACTTTTATTTTAGGGCTATGAAACCCTATTAATTATATATCTATTCTTTATTTAAACTTTTCGCTCCTATGGAAATTAATATGACATTCTCTGCAAATACTCATTAAGTTATTCTTATCAAAAGCTTTAGACTCATCTTCATGTAAACTAATAATATGGTGAACTTCTTCAGCTTTAGCACCACACATTTGGCAAGTAAATAAATCTCTGATAAATATTTTTTCTCGTAAACGTCGCCATTTTTTACTTCCATAAATTTTATTTTTTAATTTTCTGTATTCCTTATCATTTTGGGTTTTACTACTGTTTTTAGGCCTATGTTTTTCGCAATAGTTAGAACCTTTAACAACTAAATCACAGCATTTTAAACATATCTTTTCCATTTATTCTCCTTATTTATAATTCTCATATAGTCGATTAATAACGAATCCCATAGTGCATATCATATATATTTTATAGGATCGCGAATCCTAATGTTTTCGTGTAAAAAGGATTAATAACGCGGTTTAATGCGGGTTACAGCCTCTAAAATTCTAAGTGGGGGGGCTTAAAAGTAAAATATAAGTTAATTTAAAAGTAATATATAGTTAACTTAAAATTATATTTTTTTCATTTTATTTTTGTTTAAAATAATAAACTAATCTGATCTAATAACTAATAGCTTTGCACCCTTGTTCTTCCCATTGTTTTTTAAAAATAAGCTTAGATATTTTTTTATTTTTCTCGCCAGTCCATGGATCATTATAATAAAAATAGGACTCATTAAAACCTGTAATAACTATTGTATGAACAGTAAACCCATGAAAGCCACTACACCAAGTAACAACTGGCTTATTATCTATAATCTGCTTTTCTATAGCGGAAAGACTAAACCCAGTCATATCTAAAGAACTATTAAGGTATTGTTTAAGAAAACTCATTAATGCTGGTGGATTAATTGTCCATCCATGTTTTGTAAAAGGATTTCCAACATATCCGTAATTAGGATTATTATTATCTAGTGGCATCTCATAAGCTAACTCAACTTTATTAATATTAATGTTATTATAATTAAGCACCATCGTTATAGCAGCGACTTCACATCCCGTTGGTAATTCTGGTAATTGGCTTACTATTGGAACGTTTAGAATTATTGGAACTTCCCTTTCTTTTACTGTTAATAAAAAAAGAACCCCTATAACAAGGATTATTATTAGAGGTATATATGTATGTTTGTTTGAGCTCACTTTGCTTCCTTTCTACTTATATTTTTCCTTTAACTATCTATCAGGTTATCTATCGTCTCTTTTAATTAATATCTTCTACTACTTAAATAAACCTAATAGACTATTTGTAAGCTTTTTAAACCATGATTCAATTGTTTTTTTATTCTCATCTCCTACTGGACTATCTTCTTTTTTTTCTATCAATAAAATAACGGTAGGATTCTTTGCTGATTTCGCCTTGTCCATAACTATTTTTTTATAGCTTATAACATGTAAATCTAATGGTTTTAGCGTATTAATTTTAGAAATAATCGGGTCTAAAATCTCCTTCCTAAAGGCCTTGTTATAAGTCTTATAACTAAGTTCACCTGGAATTCTTAAAGCTTCTTTTAAAGTGGTATAATCCATTTTAAATAGGTATCGGTTACCCTTTGCATGTATAAGCTTCTTACTTATATAATTTAAAGCAAAACTCAAAACAGCATCATTACTTGTTATTTTTTTTAATAAAAGCATTTTTTCCTTTTTGTTCATTTTCTCACCTCCTTTATATTTGTTTTTTTGCATTAAAAAAGAGATAGCTCTTAACCGTCTCTTAATTAATAATTTAACTTAATATGTATTGTAAATTAATGCCGAAATGTCGAATAGCTATCATAATAACACCAGTAACCTCTAATATAATAATTATAACCATTGCGATAATCATAGCCTTTGAAGTATTTCTTTCCGCTCTTAACCTTTCCTCAGCCTCTTTACGTTCTTCACTTAATCTAGTCTCAAACTCTTTATCTTTACGTTCTTCACTTAATCTAGCCTCAAACTCTTTACGCCTTTCACTTAGCCTAGCCTCAAACTCTTTACGTTCTTCACTTAATCTTCTTTCAGCAAATATTCTTTTTTCTGCTAATAATCTAGTCTCAGCCTCAGTAAGTCTTATGTATTCATCCATATCAGCTAGAACTCTTTCCCTAAACTTTTCATGTTCAGAAAAGAAATCCTTTTCAACGTCGCTCTTATTTCCCATTTTAATCTCTCCTTATCACTTATATGTATTGTAACTTTTTAAGGTTAAATAGATGGTAATATAATACTTATAAACCCTAATATAATAGTTATAAACCCTAATATAATAGTTACAATCATTGTGATAAATATAGCCTTTGAAGTATTTCTTTCTGCTATTAATCTATCCTCAGCTATTTTACGCTCTTCACTTAACCTAGCCTCAGAATCTTTACGCTCTTCATTTAACCTAGCCTCAGCTATTTTACGTTCTTCACTTAATCTTTTTTCTTCTGCTAATAACCTAGCCTCAGCCGCTTTACGCTCTTCACTTAACCTAGCCTCAGCCTCTTTACGCTCTTCACTTAATCTTCTTTCAGCAAATCTTCTGTCTTCATCCATCTTAGCTAGAAATCTTTGCATAAACTTTTCGTGTTCAGAAAAGACATCCTTTTCAACGTAGCTCTTATTTTCCATTTTAATCTCTCCTTATCAGTTTTGTTCTAATTATATCATACGAATTACTGTTTTTACATTTTACAATATTCTTACACATAGGTATAATACGGTACAAAAAAAGCAAGAATATTTCATCCTGCTCTTCTTGTAAAATGATGGTTAGTATTAAATACTTAATGAAAAATCTTTTAATTTTTTTATTTATAAACCCTTTAACAAAGGGCATTGTAGCTTATTATAAAAAACTTTTTTCGGTATTTAGGGTTACTTTTTGCTTGTCAACCCCCTGTTTGTTCAGAAATCACGTTATATATATTTTAAAAGCCTTTAAAATAGCGGCTTTGAGGCTCTTTTTTTTGTTCAGAGATTTTTGTAAATTATATATGCCTAATAGTTTTGTTTATTGCTCTTTAATGCCTATATAAAGGGATATTTAACTAATGCTTGATGTATCGAAATTTATTTTTATTTACATTCTTGCACTATTAATATAACATATCTTAAAAAAACTGTCAACTTTTTATAGTATTTTTTTATATTTACTATATAAAGTAGCATGAGGCAATTTAAAATAAGAGGCAATTTGCCTTACATTCATATTGTATACATATCGACTAATTAGTATTTCTTTGATCACGTAAACCTCAGGGTTGAATTCTGTCCAGCTACCTTCACTTTTAATTATAAAATCGTCTACAATATCATTAATATAGTTTCTAGCCTGTTGCTTAAGAATGGTTAGTGTTTTAAGCTCTTCATCACAATCAATAGAGTTATCTGCTGCAACAGCTTGCTTATCTTGGTATTTTTTCCCTTTATCTTCACATTTCCTTTCTTTATTTGTTTTTTTAATCGCTTCTGTAATCGCTCCTGTAGATAGTAGCCTACTGACTGATATATCATATGTTTTTTCTTTTGTATTTTCCCTCCTTTCTGCTTCTTCTATTTTCTCTCTCATTATTTGCAACCATTCTAAAAAAGGAACGATATATTCAATAATTTCTATGCTTTCAGATTCGGTTATAACACAATTAATTAGGGGCTTATCTTTTTCAGATTCGGTTATAACACAATTAATTAGGGGCTTAACCTCTTTTTCAGATTCCTGTATAGTACTATTTACCTGACTATTTCTTTTATAATTTTTTCCCATTGTTATATTTCCTGCTTTCTATAGATTTTTTATTTTAATTTCTTAAGATTTAGACCTTGATTTAACCTCCTTTTTTAAGTTATAATTAAATGCGTACGGAGCTCTTTTGATAAGGTCGTTTTCTTTCGATGGGTTTTGTATAGAAAAAGGGTTTGTTTCTGATGGATATTTAGTTACCTTGCTTGGGTGGTTATATTGAAATTTTGAATAAGCTCTTTTTTCTTGTAAAAAATAAAGTAAACATATAAATTAAATAATTAAATAGACCTTTAAAAGGGCATTAAAAAAGGAAGATCATGCTCATTTAAGAACATAGTCTTCCCTATAACAGTAAATAGTATTTATTTTTAACTCATTTCTCCAAAGTATTTTCTGCCACATACATTTAAGCAAATCGTGGTTTTTAGTCGTTGCTAAAAAATTGTAATTTAACTCAACCTTATTTTTCTTGTAAATAAAGATATTTTCTATATACTTTATAATTTGCGTAAAATTAAGTTTTGCCATAATTTACTCCTGAATGCAAGCTGTTATTAATATTTTGAGTATATACTATATTAAAAATAATAACAACTATATAATCTATATCGGCTACACTCCTTACTCAGAGCGAATCCTAGACACCCTAAAACATATAAAAACAAAAATTCAATAGGGCATTAAAAAAGGAAGATTACACTCAATTAAGAATATAGTCTTCCTTAGTTTTTTATCAACGCTTTTTTAAAAGGAATCCAGCTACAAATACTGGGTCCTTATTTAACTTAAAATACCGCTTGAGTATATTACTATTAATAGTAATAGTATCGGACTCAATTTTAAAATATAATAAAAAGAATTACTAATTTTTTCATTGCGTGTATATTTTTTTATTTCCCTTTTAACTCTTTTTTCTTTAATTTTATATCCAACTAAAAACATAGTGCCTATACCAGATAAAGGTAATATAAAATTACATATTATTTTATCCATTACATTAATAATTCCGTTTACTTGAGTTTTGCAAATAAATAAATGCAAATTACTTTCATTTAAAAATTGAAATATAGATCCACTTAGACTAGGTATTAACCCTAATAAACATAATGCAAATACTACTAAAAAACTAGCTACAGGCCTATTAAATTTACTTTTTTCTTGTAAAGCAGATATCGTTACTTCAATCAGAGGTAACGCCCCTAGTAGGGCAACAAAAAAAATTGCTCCAAAAAATATAATTAAAAACAATTTATCTATTGAAGAATTATTAAAAAGTACTGGTATTGTTTCAAAGAGTAGACCAAATCCACTTTGTTTAAGCGACTCTGTATTATCTGCAGAAAAAAAACTAGAAAAAATAATAAAGCCCATTAAAATTGATATAATTAAATCTAAAAAAGCGACTTTAAAACAATTTTTTAAAATATTAAATTGCGTACCAGCGTAACTTCCATATGTAACCATTACTCCTGAACCTAAAGTTAATTTAAAAAAGCTCAAGCCAATAGCATTAATAATGACGGCAAAATTTAATTTAGAAAAATCAGGAAATAAAAGAAATTTAATCGCACTCGATGCTCCAGAAGAAATAAAAGATTTTATAATAAGAACTACAATAACTATAAGAAAAATAGGAATTAGAAATTTAATTGCTTTTTCTAATCCATTTTTAATTCCCATAGAACTAATTATACCTACTATTACCACAAATAGAACAAACCATATATAGGGTTCAGATGAATTTAAAAAGTTTTCAAAGATATCTGTCGCTGTTTTTAAAGATACATTATCTAAACATCCAAAAGAAGCCAAGCAAAAATAACGAAGAATCCAACTTGCAAATAATGAATAAAAGGTTAAAACCAAAAGAGAAGCAATTGCACTTAATACGCCATTTATAGCCCAAGTTTTATTTTTACCAGAATATACATAAGAATTTATAACATTGGAATGCCCTTTTTTCCCTATTAATAATTCTCCAAAAAAAGCTGGAATACCAATAAATATCAAACCAATAAAATAAAAAAATATAAATATAGCCCCACCATTTTCAGCTACTGTTGTAGGAAATTTAATTATACTTCCAATTCCAACAGAACCACTTAGCATTGCTAAAAGTGTAATTAATTCACTAGAAAACTTTTCACGCTTAGACAATATATTCATCCTTTCTTATTTTTTCTTACGTTTCAGTATATCATATTTAAAAATATTATTAAATTTTTTTCGAATTCTTTTCGCTGTTTTTTTCACCCTATCCGTAACACTATCCTTAACACTATTCTTAACACTATTCTTAACCCTATTCTTAACCCTATTCTTAACACTGAATTCAATAGCTATTACCTCGCAGCCACCTTTAATTGATTTATACTCTATGTTAAAGTTTGTTTTTCTTGTTTCTAATCCATTTAACATGAATGTTGACTGAAGCTCTTTGATAGCTAGATCTAAGACTCCTTTACGTAGTTCTTTGAATTCTTTATATTTGTTTTGTACTCCTAGCATTCGTCTGAACTCACTTAAAGATATCGTCCAAGTATAGGCTGTATAATGCACCATCATATTAAAATATTCATATAGTCTAACTGCATATTTGCTTTTCATATATTTTAGTCTACCCACTTCATATTTTGTAAAATTCTTTTGTAAATTAAATATATATGGCGCAATATCTTCTGAAAATGATATTTTTACTAGACTTTCATTTTTTTTCCATTCCACATGAGAACACGGTGCAGTATATATATATTTTTTTTTATCTTTTATTACTACTTCCACTTCTGTTAATCTCATAAAATAGTCTTTACATTTTTTATAGTATCCTCCTGAAATATTATTAGCTTTTGTTTTTTCAAGAGAAGGGAATATAAATCTGAGAACATCTGCTTTTTTAAGTGAAACTTCCCTAAAATTAGGATTATTATTACTTGTATCAATAGCAGAAACTACCATTTTAAAGGCTAAGAGTTCATTTAAATTCATTTTATGTTCAGCCATAATTAATGCATTGCTTTGAACGATTTGATGATAGGGTTTTAGTTTTCCCTTACAATATTTCATCATTTTTACTTTGTTTTTTTTCTAAATTTTGTGTATTGGTAACATTGTCCATCTTTATAGCCTCCTATTTAATTATTATTTGATTTTTTTTCGTTATTAACTTGATATTGTTTTTATTTCCACAATTATCTCAACTCCTTTATTTTTTAATATAATGCTTTTTTCAAAAAAGTCAATCTTTTTTCTTACAACTCTTCTACCGCAGCTTTAACCGTGGATGTAAACCCCCAAAAAACCGTGGCTGTAACCACACTTCTAGCGTCTGAACACCTCTCTAGAAGCGGATCCCATAGTCCTTAAAAGATATAAGAAGAAAAGAAGAAGAACACTCCCCTTTGGATAACTTTTTAAGGTCATTATTATTAAATATTTTCTCCAACGCTCTAAGTTTATCTTTTAAAAGTAATGCCTCTTTTTTTCTTCACGTTAAAGCTTGCGAAACGAACTTTAGATTTTTCTCTAGCAAGCAAGTCTATACTTCAGCTTTTCCTCTTAATTTCTAAATTTCTTAACTTTTTGGGTTGTAGCGTTAATTATTTCCTCACCTATTCATTTCATTTGCCGTTTAAAAGCATTTAAA
The endosymbiont 'TC1' of Trimyema compressum genome window above contains:
- a CDS encoding sodium-dependent transporter — protein: MSKREKFSSELITLLAMLSGSVGIGSIIKFPTTVAENGGAIFIFFYFIGLIFIGIPAFFGELLIGKKGHSNVINSYVYSGKNKTWAINGVLSAIASLLVLTFYSLFASWILRYFCLASFGCLDNVSLKTATDIFENFLNSSEPYIWFVLFVVIVGIISSMGIKNGLEKAIKFLIPIFLIVIVVLIIKSFISSGASSAIKFLLFPDFSKLNFAVIINAIGLSFFKLTLGSGVMVTYGSYAGTQFNILKNCFKVAFLDLIISILMGFIIFSSFFSADNTESLKQSGFGLLFETIPVLFNNSSIDKLFLIIFFGAIFFVALLGALPLIEVTISALQEKSKFNRPVASFLVVFALCLLGLIPSLSGSIFQFLNESNLHLFICKTQVNGIINVMDKIICNFILPLSGIGTMFLVGYKIKEKRVKREIKKYTRNEKISNSFYYILKLSPILLLLIVIYSSGILS
- a CDS encoding phage portal protein; its protein translation is MKILNQLRQSFKKEKRNNSKTISSEDIIAGLLTQKTDIAFSCYGGWNVLEIPSLMACLNKVSSTIGQIPLDIYLRTDKGKEKEVTSPLAYALSTRPNSGMTPSIFKKYIVNQMLIYGECFAKIIRNEVGTVKAIAPLRTGSITYTVTSDNGDFYYRYFNGKKLLNPLEAEDLLHFKDSLNNDGKQMSPITKLTDTIGMDKGMTKFLQEYLNNMVSPSFILEVESDLSMDKAKAIGDSFRKGIVGSHGAPLVIQKGLKAKEFNAKSLKDLDMSILIEKTNRNIVTALGCPLHTIGLEPFSKESDVAFFENTITPILTNIEEELNYKIFTKDELRKRFIRFNMKKKMRGNMAERIAYYTGLFQIGAITQNEIRALEDMNEVTGGDVPLILENYLPTEELKKQKKLDQSLNDSTQKDNTV
- a CDS encoding C39 family peptidase yields the protein MSSNKHTYIPLIIILVIGVLFLLTVKEREVPIILNVPIVSQLPELPTGCEVAAITMVLNYNNININKVELAYEMPLDNNNPNYGYVGNPFTKHGWTINPPALMSFLKQYLNSSLDMTGFSLSAIEKQIIDNKPVVTWCSGFHGFTVHTIVITGFNESYFYYNDPWTGEKNKKISKLIFKKQWEEQGCKAISY
- a CDS encoding HNH endonuclease, translated to MEKICLKCCDLVVKGSNYCEKHRPKNSSKTQNDKEYRKLKNKIYGSKKWRRLREKIFIRDLFTCQMCGAKAEEVHHIISLHEDESKAFDKNNLMSICRECHINFHRSEKFK
- a CDS encoding replication initiation protein; protein product: MDNVTNAQNLEKNKPYKKFKKNNLVVQDNMLITATYKMNRNELLAFKQIISQVNTKNKSKIVQITKGDIIKFIFPNAQKVKSHSIDSKYYQVCKKYYLSLIETSIMINQLSKNIISDVHWESDSNIVTIKFSDDIMPFIYGLKKNFTKYQIGYLVKLKSKYSILLYEYYKMHSYNKKGNCSWNESVNNIRNMLNIKTKYKEYSLFNQDILKNSQQQINEHTDIHIEYKALKNTADGKIVTDIKFTVTQKKKPIQQTTIPPEKLSIPNAGPGRDFLEAIAAKKQKTVEEIVKIKSITITIEESPKTESQQPVKTPDKAPIKKPSIWNKFKSIFKH
- a CDS encoding nucleotide modification associated domain-containing protein, whose product is MKNNRDLFKSKRMLKAMSIGYLLDEKGDDYGNCLDILYKEYGMTFFIIMLHNKFERLKNLTKKGDPNFESIDDTLKDIAGYAILALLERDKNKD
- a CDS encoding terminase large subunit encodes the protein MTGSEEYKNYVKNIKANKIKVCNKMKAVISRHLEDLKRDDIYLDYSLIDDIYSFSKEHIKHVKGDLAKQPYILEPFQIFIVGSIFAWKKKVDDSRRFSKSFIFLARGNAKTDIAAIAALYEYYKSAKIGQEIIMLATTKEQAGICFKRAADMISFDSVLSKYSKTSKARYYNYKEKGTSRGEMRALASESDTLDGQRVSFAILDEIHAYKKRSLFDVIKSSQGTMKNTHLIMITTAGFITTGFCMDEYVYAQKILEKKTIADEEFVYIAELDKIQEWKDPDMYIKANPNIGKSVILEKLIEDRDKAMVDTEAKKSFITKHCNIFLNADRRHFDYQLFKDNTGTFDAKQLGDLTWYGGVDLSNRLDLTSVSLVAFDKEENLYIINKSFIPEAQIKNKEKYDRMKVLSWKKEGYLEICSGNSVDYDYVHKFFNVYRELGLNIRFIGFDRWGAATISEVMEEDGYKCFDIPQGAITFSNPMREFEILMLDQKIYHNNNELLSWAIGNIIAVKDANDNIRPDKSKSTERIDPFIATLNALYLAIKFKNKEDEKLAWLEEDVINPFI
- a CDS encoding HK97 family phage prohead protease; the protein is MGAIRQEKRYFEIKLRNLEENDSDKPEIPVFTGKAIIYDKETQICKGIFEKIQKDAFTDAIERDDVRCLFNHNPNYVLGRNKSGTLKLEKREDALYFTVFPPHSSWCEDLKNSVKRGDISQCSFAFSTENDEFKLDKDGNIHRTVLDGKLYDISIVTYPAYEETHVALRSRVDTFKQLILDKENLANKVNSFLEIRN